The Polaromonas sp. SP1 DNA window AGCACTGGCTTGCTCTACAAGCGGCTCGACGACGATAGCCTCTGGCAGTTTGATGCCGCCGGCAAGCTGCTGACTGTGGTCCGACGCAACGGCTGGATCAACACCTATGCGTACGGAACCAGCACTACCTCTATCACGATCGCGCCGCCGCCCTCGCTGGCAACGTTTGCGCCGCCTGATGTCACGGAATACCGTCATGTGTATGGCGGTGTGTCCGGCCCCTGGAGTACGGTCCCCCTCGCGGCGTGTCAGGGCTGGGGCGCAGCCTACTCGCTCGCCTATCCCGGCTTCAATATAAATATCCCGGGCGTGACTGGCACCACCTGCCGCTATGTTCCCCACTACCCGAACGGGACTGTCGGCTCCGAGGGAAGCATTCCTGCAGCGACGCGCGTGGTCCCCGGCAACTGTCCTGTGGGCAGTAGTTTGACTGGCGGCAGTTGCATACCAAATCTGCTGATCTCGGTTAGCAACCAGTTCGGCCGAAGTCTTAATTTTGCGTACAACTCCTCTAGTCAGCTGGTCAGCGTTACCGCTGCAGACGGCAGGGCCACTAGTTACGGTTACGACAGCACCGCTGCTGATGGCCGGTTGACCACTGTCACTTACCCAGCAAATAGCGGAACGGTCAGCAAAACCTATCTCTACGAAAAGGCCGGCTTTTCACAACTGCTGACCGGCATCGTCGACGAAAACGGGAGCCGCCTGGCAACCTACGCTTACGACAATCAGGGACGCGGCATAAGCACTCAGCATGCCGGCGCAGCTGATCTGCACAGCATCAGCTATGGAGCAGCAGGCGCGGTCACAGTGACCGACCCACTGGGAACTCAGCGTACTTACAACTATGGCACGGCGCGAAGCAAGCTTGCCGTCACCGGTGCTTCGCTGCCTGGCGCGGGCGGCACTAGCGATGCGGCCAGCCGCGTGCAAGACGCCAACGGTTTTGTCACTCAGGAGATCGACTTTCTGGGCGTAAACACCATGTACACCTGGGACATTAACCGGCGCTTGCCGCTGACGACGACCAGAGCCGCGACTCTGCCCGAAGCGCAAACCGCCACGACCCAGTGGCATGCTACTTTCAGACTGCCTGTGCTCGTTACCGAAGCGGGGCGTACCACGGCCTACACATATGACACGGTAGGCAACCTACTGAACAGAACGGTGACAGACACCGCCACCGGCGTGGCACGTACTACCACTTGGACCTATGTAGCTTCTGGCAGCGCTCAGGGCTTGCCCGCAACAGAAACCGCGCCTACCAACGTGGTGACTCGAACCCATGCTTACTACTCGACTACGAGCTTTTCCGGCACCTCCCCCAACGAAACTGGCTACACGGCAGGAGACCTGCAATCGATCACGAATGCGGCGGGGCACGTAACGCAATTTACGTTGTACGACAGAGCAGGGCGGGTACGTCAGATGATCGACCCGAAAGGGGTCGTGACCGATACCGGCTACACCCCGAGAGGCTGGATCAGCAGCGTGATGGTTACGCCGCCGGGCGGCACAGCCCGAGTCACCAACTACACGTACGACAACGCCGGCCAACTGACAGGCGTCACGCTGCCGGATGCAACAGTCATGAGCTACAGCTACAGCTACGACGCGGCGCACCGCCTGACGGGTGTGACCGATGCCAAAGGTAACTCCGTCACCTACATAC harbors:
- a CDS encoding DUF6531 domain-containing protein, with translation MSVRPNYYCPSGELPEQGLCPGITPEIESKICLRPPQSGEKVGNPIIPATGEKVLDHGDHAGEGPDPLDFVRSFRSFRVGVAPSLAVKPGMGQTWSHNHAVALQQVGTAGTADSVTRIFFGEGTTRVFTWQTGSGSWLATNSADTLTANSTGLLYKRLDDDSLWQFDAAGKLLTVVRRNGWINTYAYGTSTTSITIAPPPSLATFAPPDVTEYRHVYGGVSGPWSTVPLAACQGWGAAYSLAYPGFNINIPGVTGTTCRYVPHYPNGTVGSEGSIPAATRVVPGNCPVGSSLTGGSCIPNLLISVSNQFGRSLNFAYNSSSQLVSVTAADGRATSYGYDSTAADGRLTTVTYPANSGTVSKTYLYEKAGFSQLLTGIVDENGSRLATYAYDNQGRGISTQHAGAADLHSISYGAAGAVTVTDPLGTQRTYNYGTARSKLAVTGASLPGAGGTSDAASRVQDANGFVTQEIDFLGVNTMYTWDINRRLPLTTTRAATLPEAQTATTQWHATFRLPVLVTEAGRTTAYTYDTVGNLLNRTVTDTATGVARTTTWTYVASGSAQGLPATETAPTNVVTRTHAYYSTTSFSGTSPNETGYTAGDLQSITNAAGHVTQFTLYDRAGRVRQMIDPKGVVTDTGYTPRGWISSVMVTPPGGTARVTNYTYDNAGQLTGVTLPDATVMSYSYSYDAAHRLTGVTDAKGNSVTYILDAMGNKTAEQIKDPSDNLQRNITRVYDALNRVQQVTGASN